The proteins below come from a single Zea mays cultivar B73 chromosome 8, Zm-B73-REFERENCE-NAM-5.0, whole genome shotgun sequence genomic window:
- the LOC100276797 gene encoding uncharacterized protein isoform X5: MGDLKEVFRSLQELFPEVDHRILKAIAIEHRKDVDSAVVTVLDEVMPFMTGSAGVDGSVGNLSSMDGSVGNLFGNHSTHEVGSSSSVWRDICINEIDASVYSVQYTSYGDVKTGKQENINNTYVGRLASIEGVNEQLNLHSYPIPNGGQHDLLPNLDVLSSNTDPEKTLANTDNEVGYSGLFSECFSQPPTGEDGGNIIAPQPCDQDPNGMIPVGDYFPQNSSMEFFSGYEDYNFDDGLLPIGSNDQISFRILGTEKDPFAPVLDVPGRDKEESSTETSGFIESSNNVADMLPDLNLNHFTSTASTHSNHSVSIESLEDSVADARSNKNDLLPSIELVTKMIEDVELLEEKAKVAKHELSVAGTGILAKVEELREMITYAKEANDMVFPSNPHAGKVLGEKAILTTEARELLSRHQRLSDERNKYLVIIEEIHQILAERLVAAQQEIAAAEKENAEKEAAAQAVLDEQEKMMNSIVEESRKLQKEAEENLKLKEFLVERGQIVDMLQGEMAVTCEDVSLLKRVVDERLPLSKLQRSAMSSLSSSLHSSHHKSWTSSDKAIRSPDKHTLAEPASPVGKDLDGNECTVEVSDGNDSGEGILKRVDSKEDVDGWELC; the protein is encoded by the exons ATGGGTGACCTCAAGGAGGTTTTCCGCTCCCTCCAAGAACTCTTCCCTGAG GTTGATCATCGTATACTAAAGGCTATCGCAATTGAGCATCGTAAAGATGTTGATTCCGCGGTTGTTACTGTTCTTGATGAAGTCATGCCGTTCATGACGGGTTCAGCTGGAGTGGATGGTTCTGTTGGGAATTTGTCATCTATGGATGGTTCTGTTGGGAATTTGTTTGGTAATCACAGCACACATGAAGTGGGAAGTTCATCATCTGTTT GGCGTGATATATGTATCAATGAGATTGATGCAAGTGTTTACTCTGTGCAATACACTTCTTATGGGGATGTCAAAACTGGCAAGCAAGAAAACATAAACAACACATATGTGGGAAGACTTGCATCAATCGAAGGGGTCAATGAGCAACTAAATCTACATTCTTATCCTATCCCAAATGGTGGTCAACATGATTTGCTTCCCAACCTTGATGTGCTATCTTCAAATACCGATCCAGAGAAAACGTTGGCCAACACAGATAATGAAGTTGGATACAGTGGATTATTTAGTGAATGTTTTTCCCAACCACCGACAGGGGAAGATGGTGGTAATATCATAGCCCCACAACCCTGTGATCAAGATCCTAATGGCATGATTCCAGTTGGGGATTACTTTCCACAGAACAGTTCAATGGAGTTCTTCAGTGGCTATGAGGACTACAATTTTGATGACGGCCTTTTGCCTATTGGTTCTAATGATCAAATATCTTTTCGAATTTTGGGTACTGAAAAAGATCCTTTTGCGCCTGTGCTAGATGTTCCTGGTCGAGATAAAGAAGAATCATCCACTGAGACTTCTGGATTTATAGAATCCTCCAATAATGTTGCAGATATGCTTCCTGATCTTAATCTGAACCATTTTACTTCTACGGCTTCAACTCACTCAAACCATTCTGTTAGTATTGAGTCTCTTGAGGATTCTGTTGCTGATGCCAGAAGCAATAAG AATGATCTGTTACCTTCTATAGAATTGGTTACAAAAATGATAGAGGATGTTGAGCTTCTAGAAGAAAAGGCTAAAGTGGCCAAACATGAATTGTCCGTTGCTGGGACAGGCATTCTGGCAAAAGTTGAGGAGCTCAGAGAAATGATAACTTATGCGAAGGAAGCAAATGATATGGTCTTCCCCTCTAACCCA CATGCTGGTAAGGTTTTAGGCGAGAAAGCTATTTTAACCACAGAGGCACGTGAGCTTCTATCACGACATCAGAGGCTTTCGGATGAGAGGAATAAATATCTGGTGATAATTGAAGAG ATACACCAAATTCTTGCTGAAAGATTGGTTGCTGCACAACAAGAAATTGCAGCAGCTGAGAAAGAAAATGCTGAAAAGGAGGCTGCTGCTCAGGCAGTACTCGATGAACAGGAAAAAATGATGAATTCTATCGTAGAAGAATCAAGAAAGCTGCAGAAAGAAGCTGAGGAGAACCTGAAG CTGAAGGAATTCTTGGTTGAGCGCGGTCAAATTGTTGATATGCTGCA AGGTGAGATGGCTGTGACATGTGAGGACGTTTCGTTGCTCAAGCGAGTGGTAGATGAGCGCCTACCGTTGAGCAAGTTGCAGCGCTCAGCTATGTCGAGCCTCTCTTCTTCACTGCATTCTTCTCATCACAAGAGCTGGACTTCCTCGGATAAAGCCATTAGATCTCCAGATAAGCACACCCTTGCTGAACCTGCAAGCCCAGTGGGGAAAGATCTGGATGGCAACGAGTGCACCGTGGAAGTGTCAGATGGCAACGACAGTGGTGAAGGCATTTTGAAGCGCGTGGATTCCAAGGAGGATGTCGATGGATGGGAGCTTTGCTGA
- the LOC100276797 gene encoding uncharacterized protein isoform X1, whose product MGDLKEVFRSLQELFPEVDHRILKAIAIEHRKDVDSAVVTVLDEVMPFMTGSAGVDGSVGNLSSMDGSVGNLFGNHSTHEVGSSSSVWRDICINEIDASVYSVQYTSYGDVKTGKQENINNTYVGRLASIEGVNEQLNLHSYPIPNGGQHDLLPNLDVLSSNTDPEKTLANTDNEVGYSGLFSECFSQPPTGEDGGNIIAPQPCDQDPNGMIPVGDYFPQNSSMEFFSGYEDYNFDDGLLPIGSNDQISFRILGTEKDPFAPVLDVPGRDKEESSTETSGFIESSNNVADMLPDLNLNHFTSTASTHSNHSVSIESLEDSVADARSNKERAAHAVVLMLLLGFDRRRLQVQGDTVQYGCSVEGAVLGSFDNDLLPSIELVTKMIEDVELLEEKAKVAKHELSVAGTGILAKVEELREMITYAKEANDMVFPSNPHAGKVLGEKAILTTEARELLSRHQRLSDERNKYLVIIEEIHQILAERLVAAQQEIAAAEKENAEKEAAAQAVLDEQEKMMNSIVEESRKLQKEAEENLKLKEFLVERGQIVDMLQGEMAVTCEDVSLLKRVVDERLPLSKLQRSAMSSLSSSLHSSHHKSWTSSDKAIRSPDKHTLAEPASPVGKDLDGNECTVEVSDGNDSGEGILKRVDSKEDVDGWELC is encoded by the exons ATGGGTGACCTCAAGGAGGTTTTCCGCTCCCTCCAAGAACTCTTCCCTGAG GTTGATCATCGTATACTAAAGGCTATCGCAATTGAGCATCGTAAAGATGTTGATTCCGCGGTTGTTACTGTTCTTGATGAAGTCATGCCGTTCATGACGGGTTCAGCTGGAGTGGATGGTTCTGTTGGGAATTTGTCATCTATGGATGGTTCTGTTGGGAATTTGTTTGGTAATCACAGCACACATGAAGTGGGAAGTTCATCATCTGTTT GGCGTGATATATGTATCAATGAGATTGATGCAAGTGTTTACTCTGTGCAATACACTTCTTATGGGGATGTCAAAACTGGCAAGCAAGAAAACATAAACAACACATATGTGGGAAGACTTGCATCAATCGAAGGGGTCAATGAGCAACTAAATCTACATTCTTATCCTATCCCAAATGGTGGTCAACATGATTTGCTTCCCAACCTTGATGTGCTATCTTCAAATACCGATCCAGAGAAAACGTTGGCCAACACAGATAATGAAGTTGGATACAGTGGATTATTTAGTGAATGTTTTTCCCAACCACCGACAGGGGAAGATGGTGGTAATATCATAGCCCCACAACCCTGTGATCAAGATCCTAATGGCATGATTCCAGTTGGGGATTACTTTCCACAGAACAGTTCAATGGAGTTCTTCAGTGGCTATGAGGACTACAATTTTGATGACGGCCTTTTGCCTATTGGTTCTAATGATCAAATATCTTTTCGAATTTTGGGTACTGAAAAAGATCCTTTTGCGCCTGTGCTAGATGTTCCTGGTCGAGATAAAGAAGAATCATCCACTGAGACTTCTGGATTTATAGAATCCTCCAATAATGTTGCAGATATGCTTCCTGATCTTAATCTGAACCATTTTACTTCTACGGCTTCAACTCACTCAAACCATTCTGTTAGTATTGAGTCTCTTGAGGATTCTGTTGCTGATGCCAGAAGCAATAAG GAACGTGCTGCCCATGCCGTCGTCCTGATGCTGTTGCTCGGATTTGACCGCAGACGCCTCCAAGTCCAAGGTGACACTGTACAGTACGGCTGTAGTGTCGAGGGTGCTGTTCTCGGCTCCTTTGAT AATGATCTGTTACCTTCTATAGAATTGGTTACAAAAATGATAGAGGATGTTGAGCTTCTAGAAGAAAAGGCTAAAGTGGCCAAACATGAATTGTCCGTTGCTGGGACAGGCATTCTGGCAAAAGTTGAGGAGCTCAGAGAAATGATAACTTATGCGAAGGAAGCAAATGATATGGTCTTCCCCTCTAACCCA CATGCTGGTAAGGTTTTAGGCGAGAAAGCTATTTTAACCACAGAGGCACGTGAGCTTCTATCACGACATCAGAGGCTTTCGGATGAGAGGAATAAATATCTGGTGATAATTGAAGAG ATACACCAAATTCTTGCTGAAAGATTGGTTGCTGCACAACAAGAAATTGCAGCAGCTGAGAAAGAAAATGCTGAAAAGGAGGCTGCTGCTCAGGCAGTACTCGATGAACAGGAAAAAATGATGAATTCTATCGTAGAAGAATCAAGAAAGCTGCAGAAAGAAGCTGAGGAGAACCTGAAG CTGAAGGAATTCTTGGTTGAGCGCGGTCAAATTGTTGATATGCTGCA AGGTGAGATGGCTGTGACATGTGAGGACGTTTCGTTGCTCAAGCGAGTGGTAGATGAGCGCCTACCGTTGAGCAAGTTGCAGCGCTCAGCTATGTCGAGCCTCTCTTCTTCACTGCATTCTTCTCATCACAAGAGCTGGACTTCCTCGGATAAAGCCATTAGATCTCCAGATAAGCACACCCTTGCTGAACCTGCAAGCCCAGTGGGGAAAGATCTGGATGGCAACGAGTGCACCGTGGAAGTGTCAGATGGCAACGACAGTGGTGAAGGCATTTTGAAGCGCGTGGATTCCAAGGAGGATGTCGATGGATGGGAGCTTTGCTGA
- the LOC100276797 gene encoding uncharacterized protein isoform X3, protein MGDLKEVFRSLQELFPEVDHRILKAIAIEHRKDVDSAVVTVLDEVMPFMTGSAGVDGSVGNLSSMDGSVGNLFGNHSTHEVGSSSSVWRDICINEIDASVYSVQYTSYGDVKTGKQENINNTYVGRLASIEGVNEQLNLHSYPIPNGGQHDLLPNLDVLSSNTDPEKTLANTDNEVGYSGLFSECFSQPPTGEDGGNIIAPQPCDQDPNGMIPVGDYFPQNSSMEFFSGYEDYNFDDGLLPIGSNDQISFRILGTEKDPFAPVLDVPGRDKEESSTETSGFIESSNNVADMLPDLNLNHFTSTASTHSNHSVSIESLEDSVADARSNKVMHYACCALNDLLPSIELVTKMIEDVELLEEKAKVAKHELSVAGTGILAKVEELREMITYAKEANDMVFPSNPHAGKVLGEKAILTTEARELLSRHQRLSDERNKYLVIIEEIHQILAERLVAAQQEIAAAEKENAEKEAAAQAVLDEQEKMMNSIVEESRKLQKEAEENLKLKEFLVERGQIVDMLQGEMAVTCEDVSLLKRVVDERLPLSKLQRSAMSSLSSSLHSSHHKSWTSSDKAIRSPDKHTLAEPASPVGKDLDGNECTVEVSDGNDSGEGILKRVDSKEDVDGWELC, encoded by the exons ATGGGTGACCTCAAGGAGGTTTTCCGCTCCCTCCAAGAACTCTTCCCTGAG GTTGATCATCGTATACTAAAGGCTATCGCAATTGAGCATCGTAAAGATGTTGATTCCGCGGTTGTTACTGTTCTTGATGAAGTCATGCCGTTCATGACGGGTTCAGCTGGAGTGGATGGTTCTGTTGGGAATTTGTCATCTATGGATGGTTCTGTTGGGAATTTGTTTGGTAATCACAGCACACATGAAGTGGGAAGTTCATCATCTGTTT GGCGTGATATATGTATCAATGAGATTGATGCAAGTGTTTACTCTGTGCAATACACTTCTTATGGGGATGTCAAAACTGGCAAGCAAGAAAACATAAACAACACATATGTGGGAAGACTTGCATCAATCGAAGGGGTCAATGAGCAACTAAATCTACATTCTTATCCTATCCCAAATGGTGGTCAACATGATTTGCTTCCCAACCTTGATGTGCTATCTTCAAATACCGATCCAGAGAAAACGTTGGCCAACACAGATAATGAAGTTGGATACAGTGGATTATTTAGTGAATGTTTTTCCCAACCACCGACAGGGGAAGATGGTGGTAATATCATAGCCCCACAACCCTGTGATCAAGATCCTAATGGCATGATTCCAGTTGGGGATTACTTTCCACAGAACAGTTCAATGGAGTTCTTCAGTGGCTATGAGGACTACAATTTTGATGACGGCCTTTTGCCTATTGGTTCTAATGATCAAATATCTTTTCGAATTTTGGGTACTGAAAAAGATCCTTTTGCGCCTGTGCTAGATGTTCCTGGTCGAGATAAAGAAGAATCATCCACTGAGACTTCTGGATTTATAGAATCCTCCAATAATGTTGCAGATATGCTTCCTGATCTTAATCTGAACCATTTTACTTCTACGGCTTCAACTCACTCAAACCATTCTGTTAGTATTGAGTCTCTTGAGGATTCTGTTGCTGATGCCAGAAGCAATAAGGTTATGCATTATGCTTGTTGTGCACTG AATGATCTGTTACCTTCTATAGAATTGGTTACAAAAATGATAGAGGATGTTGAGCTTCTAGAAGAAAAGGCTAAAGTGGCCAAACATGAATTGTCCGTTGCTGGGACAGGCATTCTGGCAAAAGTTGAGGAGCTCAGAGAAATGATAACTTATGCGAAGGAAGCAAATGATATGGTCTTCCCCTCTAACCCA CATGCTGGTAAGGTTTTAGGCGAGAAAGCTATTTTAACCACAGAGGCACGTGAGCTTCTATCACGACATCAGAGGCTTTCGGATGAGAGGAATAAATATCTGGTGATAATTGAAGAG ATACACCAAATTCTTGCTGAAAGATTGGTTGCTGCACAACAAGAAATTGCAGCAGCTGAGAAAGAAAATGCTGAAAAGGAGGCTGCTGCTCAGGCAGTACTCGATGAACAGGAAAAAATGATGAATTCTATCGTAGAAGAATCAAGAAAGCTGCAGAAAGAAGCTGAGGAGAACCTGAAG CTGAAGGAATTCTTGGTTGAGCGCGGTCAAATTGTTGATATGCTGCA AGGTGAGATGGCTGTGACATGTGAGGACGTTTCGTTGCTCAAGCGAGTGGTAGATGAGCGCCTACCGTTGAGCAAGTTGCAGCGCTCAGCTATGTCGAGCCTCTCTTCTTCACTGCATTCTTCTCATCACAAGAGCTGGACTTCCTCGGATAAAGCCATTAGATCTCCAGATAAGCACACCCTTGCTGAACCTGCAAGCCCAGTGGGGAAAGATCTGGATGGCAACGAGTGCACCGTGGAAGTGTCAGATGGCAACGACAGTGGTGAAGGCATTTTGAAGCGCGTGGATTCCAAGGAGGATGTCGATGGATGGGAGCTTTGCTGA
- the LOC100276797 gene encoding uncharacterized protein isoform X7, translating to MVLLGICHLWMVLLGICLVITAHMKWEVHHLFVRRDICINEIDASVYSVQYTSYGDVKTGKQENINNTYVGRLASIEGVNEQLNLHSYPIPNGGQHDLLPNLDVLSSNTDPEKTLANTDNEVGYSGLFSECFSQPPTGEDGGNIIAPQPCDQDPNGMIPVGDYFPQNSSMEFFSGYEDYNFDDGLLPIGSNDQISFRILGTEKDPFAPVLDVPGRDKEESSTETSGFIESSNNVADMLPDLNLNHFTSTASTHSNHSVSIESLEDSVADARSNKNDLLPSIELVTKMIEDVELLEEKAKVAKHELSVAGTGILAKVEELREMITYAKEANDMVFPSNPHAGKVLGEKAILTTEARELLSRHQRLSDERNKYLVIIEEIHQILAERLVAAQQEIAAAEKENAEKEAAAQAVLDEQEKMMNSIVEESRKLQKEAEENLKLKEFLVERGQIVDMLQGEMAVTCEDVSLLKRVVDERLPLSKLQRSAMSSLSSSLHSSHHKSWTSSDKAIRSPDKHTLAEPASPVGKDLDGNECTVEVSDGNDSGEGILKRVDSKEDVDGWELC from the exons ATGGTTCTGTTGGGAATTTGTCATCTATGGATGGTTCTGTTGGGAATTTGTTTGGTAATCACAGCACACATGAAGTGGGAAGTTCATCATCTGTTTGTGA GGCGTGATATATGTATCAATGAGATTGATGCAAGTGTTTACTCTGTGCAATACACTTCTTATGGGGATGTCAAAACTGGCAAGCAAGAAAACATAAACAACACATATGTGGGAAGACTTGCATCAATCGAAGGGGTCAATGAGCAACTAAATCTACATTCTTATCCTATCCCAAATGGTGGTCAACATGATTTGCTTCCCAACCTTGATGTGCTATCTTCAAATACCGATCCAGAGAAAACGTTGGCCAACACAGATAATGAAGTTGGATACAGTGGATTATTTAGTGAATGTTTTTCCCAACCACCGACAGGGGAAGATGGTGGTAATATCATAGCCCCACAACCCTGTGATCAAGATCCTAATGGCATGATTCCAGTTGGGGATTACTTTCCACAGAACAGTTCAATGGAGTTCTTCAGTGGCTATGAGGACTACAATTTTGATGACGGCCTTTTGCCTATTGGTTCTAATGATCAAATATCTTTTCGAATTTTGGGTACTGAAAAAGATCCTTTTGCGCCTGTGCTAGATGTTCCTGGTCGAGATAAAGAAGAATCATCCACTGAGACTTCTGGATTTATAGAATCCTCCAATAATGTTGCAGATATGCTTCCTGATCTTAATCTGAACCATTTTACTTCTACGGCTTCAACTCACTCAAACCATTCTGTTAGTATTGAGTCTCTTGAGGATTCTGTTGCTGATGCCAGAAGCAATAAG AATGATCTGTTACCTTCTATAGAATTGGTTACAAAAATGATAGAGGATGTTGAGCTTCTAGAAGAAAAGGCTAAAGTGGCCAAACATGAATTGTCCGTTGCTGGGACAGGCATTCTGGCAAAAGTTGAGGAGCTCAGAGAAATGATAACTTATGCGAAGGAAGCAAATGATATGGTCTTCCCCTCTAACCCA CATGCTGGTAAGGTTTTAGGCGAGAAAGCTATTTTAACCACAGAGGCACGTGAGCTTCTATCACGACATCAGAGGCTTTCGGATGAGAGGAATAAATATCTGGTGATAATTGAAGAG ATACACCAAATTCTTGCTGAAAGATTGGTTGCTGCACAACAAGAAATTGCAGCAGCTGAGAAAGAAAATGCTGAAAAGGAGGCTGCTGCTCAGGCAGTACTCGATGAACAGGAAAAAATGATGAATTCTATCGTAGAAGAATCAAGAAAGCTGCAGAAAGAAGCTGAGGAGAACCTGAAG CTGAAGGAATTCTTGGTTGAGCGCGGTCAAATTGTTGATATGCTGCA AGGTGAGATGGCTGTGACATGTGAGGACGTTTCGTTGCTCAAGCGAGTGGTAGATGAGCGCCTACCGTTGAGCAAGTTGCAGCGCTCAGCTATGTCGAGCCTCTCTTCTTCACTGCATTCTTCTCATCACAAGAGCTGGACTTCCTCGGATAAAGCCATTAGATCTCCAGATAAGCACACCCTTGCTGAACCTGCAAGCCCAGTGGGGAAAGATCTGGATGGCAACGAGTGCACCGTGGAAGTGTCAGATGGCAACGACAGTGGTGAAGGCATTTTGAAGCGCGTGGATTCCAAGGAGGATGTCGATGGATGGGAGCTTTGCTGA
- the LOC100276797 gene encoding uncharacterized protein isoform X6, with amino-acid sequence MVLLGICHLWMVLLGICLVITAHMKWEVHHLFVRRDICINEIDASVYSVQYTSYGDVKTGKQENINNTYVGRLASIEGVNEQLNLHSYPIPNGGQHDLLPNLDVLSSNTDPEKTLANTDNEVGYSGLFSECFSQPPTGEDGGNIIAPQPCDQDPNGMIPVGDYFPQNSSMEFFSGYEDYNFDDGLLPIGSNDQISFRILGTEKDPFAPVLDVPGRDKEESSTETSGFIESSNNVADMLPDLNLNHFTSTASTHSNHSVSIESLEDSVADARSNKERAAHAVVLMLLLGFDRRRLQVQGDTVQYGCSVEGAVLGSFDNDLLPSIELVTKMIEDVELLEEKAKVAKHELSVAGTGILAKVEELREMITYAKEANDMVFPSNPHAGKVLGEKAILTTEARELLSRHQRLSDERNKYLVIIEEIHQILAERLVAAQQEIAAAEKENAEKEAAAQAVLDEQEKMMNSIVEESRKLQKEAEENLKLKEFLVERGQIVDMLQGEMAVTCEDVSLLKRVVDERLPLSKLQRSAMSSLSSSLHSSHHKSWTSSDKAIRSPDKHTLAEPASPVGKDLDGNECTVEVSDGNDSGEGILKRVDSKEDVDGWELC; translated from the exons ATGGTTCTGTTGGGAATTTGTCATCTATGGATGGTTCTGTTGGGAATTTGTTTGGTAATCACAGCACACATGAAGTGGGAAGTTCATCATCTGTTTGTGA GGCGTGATATATGTATCAATGAGATTGATGCAAGTGTTTACTCTGTGCAATACACTTCTTATGGGGATGTCAAAACTGGCAAGCAAGAAAACATAAACAACACATATGTGGGAAGACTTGCATCAATCGAAGGGGTCAATGAGCAACTAAATCTACATTCTTATCCTATCCCAAATGGTGGTCAACATGATTTGCTTCCCAACCTTGATGTGCTATCTTCAAATACCGATCCAGAGAAAACGTTGGCCAACACAGATAATGAAGTTGGATACAGTGGATTATTTAGTGAATGTTTTTCCCAACCACCGACAGGGGAAGATGGTGGTAATATCATAGCCCCACAACCCTGTGATCAAGATCCTAATGGCATGATTCCAGTTGGGGATTACTTTCCACAGAACAGTTCAATGGAGTTCTTCAGTGGCTATGAGGACTACAATTTTGATGACGGCCTTTTGCCTATTGGTTCTAATGATCAAATATCTTTTCGAATTTTGGGTACTGAAAAAGATCCTTTTGCGCCTGTGCTAGATGTTCCTGGTCGAGATAAAGAAGAATCATCCACTGAGACTTCTGGATTTATAGAATCCTCCAATAATGTTGCAGATATGCTTCCTGATCTTAATCTGAACCATTTTACTTCTACGGCTTCAACTCACTCAAACCATTCTGTTAGTATTGAGTCTCTTGAGGATTCTGTTGCTGATGCCAGAAGCAATAAG GAACGTGCTGCCCATGCCGTCGTCCTGATGCTGTTGCTCGGATTTGACCGCAGACGCCTCCAAGTCCAAGGTGACACTGTACAGTACGGCTGTAGTGTCGAGGGTGCTGTTCTCGGCTCCTTTGAT AATGATCTGTTACCTTCTATAGAATTGGTTACAAAAATGATAGAGGATGTTGAGCTTCTAGAAGAAAAGGCTAAAGTGGCCAAACATGAATTGTCCGTTGCTGGGACAGGCATTCTGGCAAAAGTTGAGGAGCTCAGAGAAATGATAACTTATGCGAAGGAAGCAAATGATATGGTCTTCCCCTCTAACCCA CATGCTGGTAAGGTTTTAGGCGAGAAAGCTATTTTAACCACAGAGGCACGTGAGCTTCTATCACGACATCAGAGGCTTTCGGATGAGAGGAATAAATATCTGGTGATAATTGAAGAG ATACACCAAATTCTTGCTGAAAGATTGGTTGCTGCACAACAAGAAATTGCAGCAGCTGAGAAAGAAAATGCTGAAAAGGAGGCTGCTGCTCAGGCAGTACTCGATGAACAGGAAAAAATGATGAATTCTATCGTAGAAGAATCAAGAAAGCTGCAGAAAGAAGCTGAGGAGAACCTGAAG CTGAAGGAATTCTTGGTTGAGCGCGGTCAAATTGTTGATATGCTGCA AGGTGAGATGGCTGTGACATGTGAGGACGTTTCGTTGCTCAAGCGAGTGGTAGATGAGCGCCTACCGTTGAGCAAGTTGCAGCGCTCAGCTATGTCGAGCCTCTCTTCTTCACTGCATTCTTCTCATCACAAGAGCTGGACTTCCTCGGATAAAGCCATTAGATCTCCAGATAAGCACACCCTTGCTGAACCTGCAAGCCCAGTGGGGAAAGATCTGGATGGCAACGAGTGCACCGTGGAAGTGTCAGATGGCAACGACAGTGGTGAAGGCATTTTGAAGCGCGTGGATTCCAAGGAGGATGTCGATGGATGGGAGCTTTGCTGA
- the LOC100276797 gene encoding uncharacterized protein isoform X8: MVLLGICHLWMVLLGICLVITAHMKWEVHHLFVRRDICINEIDASVYSVQYTSYGDVKTGKQENINNTYVGRLASIEGVNEQLNLHSYPIPNGGQHDLLPNLDVLSSNTDPEKTLANTDNEVGYSGLFSECFSQPPTGEDGGNIIAPQPCDQDPNGMIPVGDYFPQNSSMEFFSGYEDYNFDDGLLPIGSNDQISFRILGTEKDPFAPVLDVPGRDKEESSTETSGFIESSNNVADMLPDLNLNHFTSTASTHSNHSVSIESLEDSVADARSNKNDLLPSIELVTKMIEDVELLEEKAKVAKHELSVAGTGILAKVEELREMITYAKEANDMHAGKVLGEKAILTTEARELLSRHQRLSDERNKYLVIIEEIHQILAERLVAAQQEIAAAEKENAEKEAAAQAVLDEQEKMMNSIVEESRKLQKEAEENLKLKEFLVERGQIVDMLQGEMAVTCEDVSLLKRVVDERLPLSKLQRSAMSSLSSSLHSSHHKSWTSSDKAIRSPDKHTLAEPASPVGKDLDGNECTVEVSDGNDSGEGILKRVDSKEDVDGWELC; the protein is encoded by the exons ATGGTTCTGTTGGGAATTTGTCATCTATGGATGGTTCTGTTGGGAATTTGTTTGGTAATCACAGCACACATGAAGTGGGAAGTTCATCATCTGTTTGTGA GGCGTGATATATGTATCAATGAGATTGATGCAAGTGTTTACTCTGTGCAATACACTTCTTATGGGGATGTCAAAACTGGCAAGCAAGAAAACATAAACAACACATATGTGGGAAGACTTGCATCAATCGAAGGGGTCAATGAGCAACTAAATCTACATTCTTATCCTATCCCAAATGGTGGTCAACATGATTTGCTTCCCAACCTTGATGTGCTATCTTCAAATACCGATCCAGAGAAAACGTTGGCCAACACAGATAATGAAGTTGGATACAGTGGATTATTTAGTGAATGTTTTTCCCAACCACCGACAGGGGAAGATGGTGGTAATATCATAGCCCCACAACCCTGTGATCAAGATCCTAATGGCATGATTCCAGTTGGGGATTACTTTCCACAGAACAGTTCAATGGAGTTCTTCAGTGGCTATGAGGACTACAATTTTGATGACGGCCTTTTGCCTATTGGTTCTAATGATCAAATATCTTTTCGAATTTTGGGTACTGAAAAAGATCCTTTTGCGCCTGTGCTAGATGTTCCTGGTCGAGATAAAGAAGAATCATCCACTGAGACTTCTGGATTTATAGAATCCTCCAATAATGTTGCAGATATGCTTCCTGATCTTAATCTGAACCATTTTACTTCTACGGCTTCAACTCACTCAAACCATTCTGTTAGTATTGAGTCTCTTGAGGATTCTGTTGCTGATGCCAGAAGCAATAAG AATGATCTGTTACCTTCTATAGAATTGGTTACAAAAATGATAGAGGATGTTGAGCTTCTAGAAGAAAAGGCTAAAGTGGCCAAACATGAATTGTCCGTTGCTGGGACAGGCATTCTGGCAAAAGTTGAGGAGCTCAGAGAAATGATAACTTATGCGAAGGAAGCAAATGATATG CATGCTGGTAAGGTTTTAGGCGAGAAAGCTATTTTAACCACAGAGGCACGTGAGCTTCTATCACGACATCAGAGGCTTTCGGATGAGAGGAATAAATATCTGGTGATAATTGAAGAG ATACACCAAATTCTTGCTGAAAGATTGGTTGCTGCACAACAAGAAATTGCAGCAGCTGAGAAAGAAAATGCTGAAAAGGAGGCTGCTGCTCAGGCAGTACTCGATGAACAGGAAAAAATGATGAATTCTATCGTAGAAGAATCAAGAAAGCTGCAGAAAGAAGCTGAGGAGAACCTGAAG CTGAAGGAATTCTTGGTTGAGCGCGGTCAAATTGTTGATATGCTGCA AGGTGAGATGGCTGTGACATGTGAGGACGTTTCGTTGCTCAAGCGAGTGGTAGATGAGCGCCTACCGTTGAGCAAGTTGCAGCGCTCAGCTATGTCGAGCCTCTCTTCTTCACTGCATTCTTCTCATCACAAGAGCTGGACTTCCTCGGATAAAGCCATTAGATCTCCAGATAAGCACACCCTTGCTGAACCTGCAAGCCCAGTGGGGAAAGATCTGGATGGCAACGAGTGCACCGTGGAAGTGTCAGATGGCAACGACAGTGGTGAAGGCATTTTGAAGCGCGTGGATTCCAAGGAGGATGTCGATGGATGGGAGCTTTGCTGA